Proteins from a genomic interval of Lysobacter arenosi:
- a CDS encoding nucleoside hydrolase: MSEKIPLLIDTDPGVDDALALLLAFNDPRHDVVGLTIAAGNVGLRHTVANALKLCEVAGVDVPVFAGCAGPLLHPAPDAGYVHGQDGFGDVGYEPARQQVQAEHAALAILRLSHEHAGKLLLVALGPLTNIALALKLDPTLPERVARFVVMGGSVTGHGNITPAAEFNIYFDPEAAHIVFEAFAHIDLADWEGTIAHGLHHERVEQWLAADSERARFYERISKKTREWSADRRGDYWHSADAYAMAFALAPDGVLEEAQRPLSIELGHGHARGMTVVDWQRQSGRPDRARILLRYDQARLEGLIRDALAAV, translated from the coding sequence ATGAGCGAAAAGATCCCCCTGCTGATCGATACCGACCCGGGCGTCGACGACGCGCTGGCCCTGCTGCTGGCCTTCAACGATCCACGCCACGACGTCGTTGGCCTGACCATCGCCGCCGGCAATGTCGGCCTGCGCCATACCGTGGCCAACGCGCTGAAGCTGTGCGAGGTCGCCGGCGTCGACGTGCCGGTGTTCGCCGGCTGCGCCGGGCCGCTGCTGCACCCGGCCCCGGATGCGGGCTACGTGCACGGCCAGGATGGTTTCGGCGATGTCGGCTATGAGCCGGCGCGCCAGCAGGTGCAGGCCGAACATGCCGCGCTGGCCATCCTGCGCCTGTCGCACGAGCATGCCGGCAAGCTGCTGCTGGTCGCATTGGGTCCGCTGACCAACATCGCACTCGCGCTCAAGCTCGATCCGACACTGCCCGAGCGCGTGGCGCGTTTCGTGGTGATGGGCGGCTCGGTCACCGGCCACGGCAACATCACGCCGGCGGCCGAGTTCAACATCTACTTCGATCCCGAAGCGGCGCACATCGTTTTCGAAGCGTTCGCGCATATCGACCTGGCCGACTGGGAAGGCACCATTGCCCACGGCCTGCATCACGAGCGGGTCGAGCAATGGCTGGCCGCCGACTCGGAGCGTGCACGCTTCTACGAGCGCATCTCGAAGAAGACGCGCGAATGGTCGGCCGACCGTCGCGGCGATTACTGGCATTCGGCCGACGCCTACGCCATGGCCTTTGCCCTCGCCCCGGACGGGGTGCTGGAAGAGGCGCAGCGCCCGCTGTCGATCGAGCTGGGCCATGGCCATGCCCGCGGCATGACCGTGGTCGACTGGCAGCGCCAGAGCGGCCGCCCGGACCGGGCCAGGATCCTGCTGCGCTACGACCAGGCCCGCCTGGAGGGGTTGATTCGCGACGCCCTCGCCGCTGTGTGA
- a CDS encoding type B 50S ribosomal protein L31, producing MKAGIHPEYREVVFQDVTTDFQFLTRSTLGSKESIKWEDGNEYPLIKVDISSASHPFYTGKHKIMDTSGRVDKFRKRYAQK from the coding sequence ATGAAGGCCGGCATCCATCCCGAATACCGCGAAGTCGTGTTCCAAGACGTGACCACCGACTTCCAGTTCCTGACCCGCTCGACCCTTGGCAGCAAGGAATCGATCAAGTGGGAGGACGGCAATGAGTATCCGCTGATCAAGGTCGACATCAGCTCGGCTTCGCACCCGTTCTACACGGGCAAGCACAAGATCATGGATACCAGCGGTCGCGTCGACAAGTTCCGCAAGCGCTACGCCCAGAAGTGA
- a CDS encoding citrate synthase — MSDSNNKFDQVSLTAGDKTVTLPVHHPVLGQPCIDIGKLPKETGAFTYDNGFTATASCKSAITYIDGDAGVLLYRGYPIDQLAEHSSFLEVAYLLMNGELPNQGEFAKFEHEVTHHTMMHEAFRTFLYGFRHDAHPMAMLVGMLGSMASFYHNDLDLEDPEQRRLAAIRLIAKVPTIAAACHRYSIGWPMRYPKNNLEYTTRFLHMMKEVPSEPLELSPVAAKALDLLFILHADHEQNASTSTVRLVGSTGANPYACVAAGVAALWGPAHGGANEAVLKMLEEIGRPENVGSAVAKAKDKESGFRLMGFGHRVYKNFDPRAKIIREMTHKVLGELGVNDPLLEVAMKLEEAALKDEYFVQRKLYPNVDFYSGIIYKALGIPVEMFTVMFAIARTAGWVAHWLEQQNDPENKIGRPRQIYIGSPQRDYVDAGKR, encoded by the coding sequence GTGTCCGATTCCAACAACAAGTTCGACCAGGTCTCCCTGACCGCTGGCGACAAGACCGTGACTCTGCCGGTCCACCATCCGGTCCTTGGCCAGCCCTGCATCGACATTGGCAAGCTGCCGAAGGAAACCGGCGCTTTCACCTATGACAACGGCTTCACCGCCACCGCCAGCTGCAAGTCGGCGATCACCTACATCGATGGCGATGCCGGCGTGCTGCTGTACCGCGGCTACCCGATCGACCAGCTGGCCGAGCATTCGAGCTTCCTCGAGGTCGCCTACCTGCTGATGAACGGTGAACTGCCGAACCAGGGCGAGTTCGCCAAGTTCGAGCACGAAGTCACGCATCACACGATGATGCACGAGGCCTTCCGCACCTTCCTGTACGGCTTCCGCCACGACGCCCATCCGATGGCGATGCTGGTCGGCATGCTCGGCTCGATGGCGAGCTTCTACCACAACGATCTCGACCTGGAAGATCCGGAGCAGCGCCGCCTGGCCGCGATCCGCCTGATCGCCAAGGTGCCGACGATTGCCGCCGCCTGCCATCGCTATTCGATCGGCTGGCCGATGCGCTATCCGAAGAACAACCTCGAGTACACCACGCGCTTCCTGCACATGATGAAGGAAGTGCCGAGCGAGCCGCTGGAGCTCAGCCCGGTCGCCGCCAAGGCGCTCGACCTGCTCTTCATCCTGCACGCCGACCACGAGCAGAACGCCTCGACCTCGACCGTGCGCCTGGTCGGTTCCACCGGTGCCAACCCGTATGCATGCGTCGCCGCCGGCGTCGCCGCGCTGTGGGGCCCGGCGCACGGCGGTGCCAACGAAGCCGTGCTGAAGATGCTCGAGGAGATCGGCCGTCCGGAGAACGTCGGTTCGGCCGTGGCCAAGGCCAAGGACAAGGAGTCGGGCTTCCGCCTGATGGGCTTCGGCCACCGCGTCTACAAGAACTTCGACCCGCGCGCCAAGATCATCCGCGAGATGACCCACAAGGTGCTCGGCGAGCTCGGCGTCAACGATCCGCTGCTGGAAGTGGCGATGAAGCTGGAAGAGGCGGCGCTGAAGGACGAGTACTTCGTGCAGCGCAAGCTCTACCCGAACGTCGATTTCTACTCGGGCATCATCTACAAGGCCCTCGGCATCCCGGTGGAGATGTTCACGGTGATGTTCGCCATCGCCCGCACCGCCGGCTGGGTCGCGCATTGGCTGGAGCAACAGAACGATCCGGAAAACAAGATCGGCCGTCCGCGCCAGATCTACATCGGTTCGCCGCAGCGCGACTACGTCGACGCTGGCAAGCGCTGA
- a CDS encoding penicillin-binding protein 1A: MPRFRRLLRWALIASAGLALLGAIALGTLYYLVAPKLPDVETLRTVEMQEPMYVYARDGRLMALFGETRRYPISIQDVPDRLKQAFISIEDARFYKHHGVDFKGIGRAVWLLATTDARRVPGGSTITQQVARQFFLSNEYSYTRKLAEMLLAMRMERELSKDEIFELYLNKSFFGNRAYGVGAAAEFYYGKKLGELTLDEMASLAGIPKFPSSGNPLSNPERAKERRDYILQRMADLRYVSQAEADQAKAAPMHATPHERPVEVYAPYVAEMVRQEMVARYGAEALTRGYHVTTTIDPVLQVAADQAIRDGLSVYDRRHGWHGVEQHFDLAAGEDAATLRNRLRGIPAQASLLPAIVTGSNGSQVQLVLADGSEIELGPNQGFGGRSPASLVKRGDLVRVLRTDPPPAKPGQTGPMPAPAYRLDQIPQAQAALVSLEPGNGALRALSGGYSFAGAKFNRATQARRQPGSSFKPFLYAASFERGFNPASVVLDAPVVFKDRRGHIWRPQNDSGNFAGPMRLREAMVQSRNLVSVRLLDAIGVDYARKYISHFGFDEAELPPNLSMSLGTASLTPISVARGFAAFANGGFRITPWFIDEVKDREGAVVFKEKPAIACPACGNAGSANRAVQTSTVVDGFNLGPDAAPAAATESKPKDEPKKAEIDTSNLVLAPRAIDNRIAYQINSMLRDVVLRGTGTAAKVLEREDVGGKTGSTNDHRDAWFSGFGGPYVTTVWVGRDNYKSLGYREYGGKAALPIWIDYMRVALKDQPISPNEPPEGMVKVSVSASGALVPGEGGGIVEWVKAEDLERMQSYVDYGPAETAPAEEEFDIF, from the coding sequence ATGCCCCGTTTCCGCCGCCTGCTGCGCTGGGCGCTGATCGCGTCCGCCGGCCTGGCCCTGCTTGGCGCCATTGCCCTGGGCACCCTGTATTACCTCGTCGCCCCCAAGCTACCCGACGTCGAGACCCTGCGCACGGTCGAGATGCAGGAACCGATGTACGTCTACGCCCGCGACGGCCGCCTGATGGCCCTGTTCGGCGAGACCCGGCGTTACCCGATCTCGATCCAGGACGTCCCCGACCGGCTCAAGCAGGCCTTCATCTCGATCGAGGACGCGCGCTTCTACAAGCACCATGGCGTCGACTTCAAGGGCATCGGCCGCGCGGTGTGGCTGCTCGCCACGACCGATGCGCGTCGCGTTCCCGGCGGCTCCACGATCACCCAGCAGGTCGCGCGCCAGTTCTTCCTGAGCAACGAATACAGCTACACGCGCAAGCTCGCCGAGATGCTGCTTGCGATGCGCATGGAGCGTGAACTGAGCAAGGACGAGATCTTCGAGCTGTACCTCAACAAGAGTTTCTTCGGCAATCGCGCCTACGGTGTCGGCGCTGCCGCGGAGTTCTATTACGGCAAGAAGCTCGGTGAGCTCACGCTCGACGAAATGGCTTCGCTCGCGGGCATTCCGAAGTTCCCGTCCAGTGGCAATCCGCTCAGCAATCCCGAGCGCGCCAAGGAACGTCGCGACTACATCCTGCAGCGCATGGCCGACCTGCGTTACGTCAGCCAGGCCGAGGCCGACCAGGCCAAGGCCGCGCCGATGCACGCCACTCCGCATGAGCGTCCGGTCGAGGTCTATGCGCCGTACGTGGCCGAAATGGTCCGCCAGGAAATGGTCGCGCGTTACGGCGCCGAGGCACTGACCCGCGGCTATCACGTCACCACCACCATCGACCCGGTCCTGCAGGTCGCCGCCGACCAGGCCATCCGCGACGGCCTGTCGGTGTACGACCGTCGCCACGGCTGGCACGGCGTCGAGCAGCACTTCGACCTCGCCGCCGGCGAAGACGCGGCAACGCTGCGTAATCGCCTGCGCGGCATTCCGGCGCAGGCCTCGCTGCTTCCGGCCATCGTCACCGGCAGCAACGGCAGCCAGGTGCAGCTGGTCCTGGCCGACGGCAGCGAAATCGAACTGGGCCCCAACCAGGGCTTCGGTGGACGCAGCCCGGCCAGCCTGGTCAAGCGCGGCGACCTGGTGCGCGTGCTGCGCACGGACCCGCCGCCGGCCAAGCCCGGCCAGACCGGACCGATGCCGGCGCCTGCTTACCGCCTCGACCAGATCCCGCAGGCACAGGCCGCGCTGGTCTCGCTCGAGCCGGGCAACGGCGCACTGCGCGCCCTGTCCGGTGGCTACAGCTTCGCCGGCGCCAAGTTCAACCGCGCCACCCAGGCGCGACGCCAGCCGGGCTCGAGCTTCAAGCCGTTCCTGTACGCCGCCTCGTTCGAACGCGGCTTCAATCCGGCCTCGGTGGTGCTCGATGCACCGGTCGTGTTCAAGGACCGTCGCGGCCACATCTGGCGCCCGCAGAACGACAGCGGAAACTTCGCCGGCCCGATGCGCCTGCGCGAGGCGATGGTGCAGTCGCGCAACCTGGTGTCGGTGCGCCTGCTCGACGCCATCGGCGTCGACTACGCGCGCAAGTACATCAGCCACTTCGGATTCGACGAGGCCGAACTGCCGCCGAACCTGTCGATGTCGCTGGGCACCGCCTCGCTGACGCCGATTTCGGTCGCACGCGGTTTCGCTGCATTCGCCAACGGCGGATTCCGCATCACGCCGTGGTTCATCGACGAGGTCAAGGACCGCGAAGGCGCCGTGGTGTTCAAGGAAAAGCCGGCGATCGCCTGCCCTGCCTGCGGCAATGCGGGCAGCGCGAACCGGGCGGTGCAGACCTCCACGGTGGTCGATGGCTTCAACCTCGGCCCGGATGCAGCCCCGGCGGCCGCGACCGAGAGCAAGCCGAAGGACGAGCCGAAGAAGGCGGAGATCGACACCAGCAACCTGGTACTGGCGCCGCGCGCGATCGACAACCGCATTGCCTACCAGATCAACTCGATGCTGCGCGACGTGGTCCTGCGCGGCACCGGCACCGCGGCCAAGGTGCTCGAACGCGAGGACGTCGGCGGCAAGACCGGTTCGACCAACGACCACCGCGACGCCTGGTTCTCCGGCTTTGGCGGACCCTACGTCACCACCGTCTGGGTCGGCCGCGACAACTACAAGTCGCTGGGCTACCGCGAGTACGGCGGCAAGGCCGCGTTGCCGATCTGGATCGACTACATGCGCGTGGCGCTGAAGGACCAGCCGATCTCGCCGAACGAGCCGCCCGAAGGCATGGTCAAGGTGTCGGTGTCGGCCAGCGGCGCGCTGGTGCCGGGCGAAGGCGGCGGCATCGTCGAATGGGTCAAGGCCGAGGACCTCGAGCGCATGCAGAGCTATGTCGACTACGGCCCGGCCGAGACGGCGCCGGCCGAGGAAGAGTTCGACATCTTCTGA
- a CDS encoding pilus assembly protein PilM: MGIVTKSQPAVVGVDISSTAVKLLQLSRAGNRYRVEHYAVEPLPPNAVVEKNIVEVEAVGQAIKRAVARSGTRAKHAAAAVAGSSVITKVIPMPGDLDDDDLESQVELEAVNYVPYPIEEVNHDFEVLGPMPGSPDMLQVLLAASRSENVEVRASALEIGGLTPKVMDVEAFALENAFALVADQLGGPRDGLVALVDSGATMTTLNVLRQGRSLYAREQVFGGKQLTDEVMRRYGLSYEEAGLAKRQGGLPESYEAEVLEPFKEAMVQQISRLLQFFYAGSEFNRVDQIVLAGGCASIAGIAEMVEEQLGVPTTIANPLAHMTLGPRVQAHALAQDAPALMIACGLALRSFD; this comes from the coding sequence GTGGGGATCGTCACAAAAAGCCAGCCGGCAGTCGTCGGCGTGGATATCAGTTCGACTGCCGTAAAGCTGTTGCAGCTCTCCCGGGCCGGCAACCGCTACCGCGTCGAGCATTACGCGGTTGAACCGCTGCCACCCAATGCCGTGGTCGAGAAGAACATCGTCGAGGTCGAGGCGGTGGGACAAGCGATCAAGCGCGCCGTGGCCCGCTCGGGCACACGGGCCAAACATGCCGCCGCCGCGGTCGCCGGTTCCTCGGTCATCACCAAGGTGATCCCGATGCCGGGCGACCTGGACGATGACGACCTGGAGTCGCAGGTCGAGCTCGAGGCGGTCAACTACGTCCCGTACCCGATCGAAGAGGTCAACCACGACTTCGAGGTCCTGGGTCCGATGCCGGGCAGCCCGGACATGCTGCAGGTGCTGCTTGCAGCCTCGCGCTCGGAGAACGTCGAAGTCCGTGCCTCGGCGCTGGAGATCGGCGGCCTGACGCCCAAGGTGATGGACGTCGAAGCCTTCGCGCTCGAGAACGCCTTCGCCCTGGTCGCCGACCAGCTCGGCGGGCCGCGCGACGGCCTGGTCGCCTTGGTCGACTCCGGCGCAACCATGACCACGCTCAACGTCCTTCGCCAGGGTCGCAGCCTGTATGCCCGCGAACAGGTGTTCGGCGGCAAGCAGCTGACCGACGAAGTGATGCGCCGCTACGGCCTGAGCTACGAGGAAGCCGGACTGGCCAAGCGCCAGGGCGGCCTGCCGGAGAGCTACGAGGCTGAAGTGCTCGAGCCGTTCAAGGAGGCGATGGTCCAGCAGATCAGCCGCCTGCTGCAGTTCTTCTACGCCGGCAGCGAGTTCAACCGCGTCGACCAGATCGTCCTGGCCGGTGGCTGCGCCTCGATCGCCGGCATCGCCGAGATGGTCGAAGAGCAGCTCGGCGTGCCGACCACGATCGCCAACCCGCTCGCCCACATGACCCTGGGGCCGCGCGTGCAGGCGCACGCCCTCGCCCAGGATGCGCCGGCGCTGATGATCGCCTGTGGCCTCGCCCTGAGGAGCTTCGACTGA
- a CDS encoding PilN domain-containing protein, with protein sequence MARINLLPWREERRKLRQKEFAVMFAMAALGAVLLSFVIITYYNGQIDGQNERNTYMRDQITQVDKAIKEIEELDKKKAKLLARKEVIEELQANRSQMVHLFDSLVRTIPDGAVLTSIKQDSQTLTLEGRAQSNARVSTYMRNLEGSGWMTKPDLSIIEAQGTDKGLPYVFKLQVQLANPNAPKDEDGDGMPDAPAAQTSQIAQAADATAAGTAPAGVAPTAPAPGAAPAQPASTPASAPVATPANAPTAPAAAPTKGAAS encoded by the coding sequence ATGGCACGCATCAACCTCCTCCCGTGGCGCGAAGAACGCCGCAAGCTGCGCCAGAAAGAATTCGCGGTGATGTTCGCGATGGCGGCTCTGGGCGCAGTGTTGCTGTCGTTCGTGATCATCACCTACTACAACGGCCAGATCGACGGCCAGAACGAACGCAACACCTACATGCGTGACCAGATCACGCAGGTCGACAAGGCGATCAAGGAGATCGAGGAACTCGACAAGAAGAAGGCCAAGCTGCTCGCCCGCAAGGAAGTGATCGAAGAGTTGCAGGCCAACCGCTCGCAGATGGTGCACCTGTTCGATTCGCTGGTGCGCACGATCCCCGACGGCGCCGTGCTTACCTCGATCAAGCAGGACAGCCAGACCCTGACGCTTGAAGGCCGCGCGCAGTCCAATGCCCGCGTCAGTACCTACATGCGCAACCTGGAAGGCTCCGGCTGGATGACCAAGCCGGACCTGTCGATCATCGAGGCGCAGGGCACCGACAAGGGCCTGCCGTACGTGTTCAAGCTGCAGGTCCAGCTGGCCAACCCGAACGCGCCCAAGGACGAGGACGGCGATGGCATGCCGGACGCGCCCGCGGCACAGACCTCGCAGATCGCGCAGGCAGCCGATGCCACCGCCGCCGGCACCGCGCCGGCAGGTGTGGCACCGACGGCACCGGCACCGGGCGCGGCCCCCGCACAACCGGCAAGCACTCCGGCCTCCGCGCCGGTAGCGACCCCCGCCAACGCGCCGACGGCGCCGGCTGCAGCGCCGACCAAGGGAGCGGCGTCATGA
- a CDS encoding type 4a pilus biogenesis protein PilO — MSKKKSIKLNELDFNNIGSWPQQAKLGFCVLVSLLIVGLAWYLFVADKRTELQGLERQEADLRAEYETKQGRAANLEPLKQQLAQMEQQLQQMLRQLPSKTEMPDLIVDISQTALATGITNELFQPGGEQPKEFYAEKPIALRMVGSYHQFGGFVSGVASLPRVVIMTMHDISLKPRSKEAGAAITPNSPLELAGTVKTYRYLDEDEVARQEKAAASNGQKGGT; from the coding sequence ATGAGCAAGAAGAAATCCATCAAGCTCAACGAACTCGATTTCAACAACATCGGCTCCTGGCCGCAGCAGGCCAAGCTGGGCTTCTGCGTCCTGGTCTCGCTGCTCATCGTCGGCCTGGCCTGGTACCTGTTCGTCGCCGACAAGCGCACCGAACTGCAAGGACTGGAACGCCAGGAAGCGGACCTTCGTGCCGAGTACGAGACCAAGCAGGGCCGCGCCGCCAACCTGGAACCGCTGAAACAGCAGCTCGCACAGATGGAGCAGCAGCTCCAGCAGATGCTGCGCCAGCTGCCGAGCAAGACCGAGATGCCCGACCTGATCGTCGACATCTCGCAGACCGCGCTCGCCACCGGCATCACCAACGAGCTGTTCCAGCCCGGTGGCGAACAGCCCAAGGAGTTCTACGCCGAGAAGCCGATCGCGCTGCGCATGGTGGGCAGTTACCACCAGTTCGGCGGTTTCGTCAGCGGCGTGGCCTCGCTGCCGCGCGTGGTCATCATGACCATGCACGACATCTCGCTGAAGCCTCGCAGCAAGGAAGCTGGCGCCGCGATCACGCCCAACAGCCCGCTCGAGCTGGCCGGTACGGTCAAGACCTACCGCTACCTCGACGAGGATGAAGTGGCCAGGCAGGAAAAGGCCGCGGCTAGCAACGGCCAGAAGGGAGGGACCTGA